GGCCTCGGGCACGCTGATGTGGGACGGCAAGGCCGGCGGCGGCTCCGTGCCCGGCGGCGTCTACATCTACCAGATCGAGGCCGAAGGCCAGGCCTTCAACGGAACCGTCGTCGTTATCAAGTAGCTCAGCGCCAGCCTCTCGGTACCCGGCGCGCAGTCCGTCCTCCTCTCGCGCCGCACCTTCGGCGCCAAACCCGCCGAAGGTGTGATACCCGATTCGACGGGTGTCTGGCACCGCGCGTTTTGGCGCTGAGCGATGGCTGTTAGCCATCCCCCCCGCGTGCACGCGCGTCTCCTCATCCTTCCTGATAGGTAGGTGCAACGATTCGCTCGGCACCGAGTCGAGCGGTGCCAGACACCCCGGGGTGCCGGGTATCAGGCACCGAGTGGACGGTGCCGAGCGACCTCATACGCCCGCCCGCGCGTCCATTCATACTTCCTGATAGATAGGCCTCCTGCGAAGCCTCGCAGCTGGAAACGCGTTTTAAACGCATTTTTGTTTCAAAAAAGTCGATTTTAAGCGCTTTATTCGCACCGCCGTAACATGTACTTCGCGCGTTCTTCCCATACTCCTAGTGCGGACGGACGAAGAACATGTACGCGACCCTCTGGCGCCAGATCCTCCTCCCCTTCCTCGCGGCCTCGCTCGGCTTCGGCGGGACGATGACGCCCAAGGGCTTCTCCTTCTCCTCCTCCGGTCTCTCCAACCGCATCCTCACGCCCAACGGGGACAGCCTCAACGACGTCGTCATCTTCACCTTCTCCAACCCGCGCGACTCCCAGGTCACCGGCCGCATCTACGACATCCAGGGGAAGTACGTCGCCGATCTGCAGACCGGCCCCACCGCCGGCACGACGCTCAAGTGGGACGGCAAGGTCGGCGGAAGCTCCGTCCCCGGCGGCATCTACGTCTACGTCATCGAGGCGGAATCCGCGGTCTATTCCGGAACCGTCGTGGTGGTGAAATGAAGGCCCTGCGCTTCGCCGTCCTCGGCGCCCTCCTCGCCTTCCCGGCGACGGGCGCCCGCGCGGCCTTCGACAACCTCGGCGCCGGCGCGCGCGCCCCCGGCATGGGCAACGCCTTCACCGCCGTGGCCGACGACCTCTACGCGGTCTACTACAACCCCTCGGGCCTCGCCCAGGTCGAGCGGCCCCAGCTCTCGGCCGCCTACTCCCGCCTGCACGTCGGGCTCTCCGACGGTTCCGACCTCGGCGTCTCCCAGCTCACCTACGCGCACCCCCTCAAGCGCGGCCGCTGGGGCACGATGGCCGGCGCGCTGCAGCGCTTCACCCTCGACGACCTCTACGCCGAGCAGAGCCTCTACATCTCCTGGGGCCGCCGCATCCTTCGCCGCGACAACGGCTCGACCCTCCTCGGCGGCCTCAACTTCAAGCAGCTCTCGCGCTCGTTCAAGGCCATGCCCGAGTCGACCAACGCCATCGGCGACACCGGCGCGGCGACCGGTCAGCCCGACCCCGTGCTCTCCGGCAGCACCGGGAAGAGCTGCTACGACGCCGACATCGGCTTCCTGTACCGCTTCCCCCACCGCTGGCAGTTCGGCCTCATGGCCGAGCACGTCATGGGCCCCGACGTCGGCTTCAAGGCCCCCGACAAGCTCCCCATGAACCTCCGCTTCGGCGCCGCCTACAAGAGCCTCTGGATGAACCTCACCGGCGAGATCCGCATGGAGAAGTCGGCGGCCGGCAGCACCGACCGCGACATCGTCCTCGGCGGCGAGCGCTACTTCCCCTCCCTCGACCGCGGCCAGTTCGGCATCCGCGGAAGCCTCGGCTTCGGCGCCCGCCAGTGGAAGCAGATGACGATGGGCTTCTCCTACCGCATCAACAAGATCCAGGCCGACTACGCCTTCCTGATGCCGCTGGGCGGGATCAAGGGCACCATGGGCACGCACCGCATGGCGATGACCTTCCACTTCGGCGCCCCCACCGCCGAGGAGGAGATCTCCCAGGACCTCCTCAACCAGGCCAAGCGCATGCAGTCGGGCCAGGGCGGCCGCTACGGCTACGAGTTCCTCGACGCCCAGCGCCCGCGCTCCATCGACGACCCGCAGCTCGCCGCGGTCAAGCGGCTCATCGAGACCGGCTTCTTCCGCAAGGCCCACCAGGCGCTCCTCGACATGGCGAAGGACGGCGTGCCCGACGAGTCCCTCGTGCGTCTCTCCAACCGCCTCGAGCTCGTCGCCTCCTACTGGCCCGAGTACGCGGAGGCGCGCGAGACCTGGGAGAAGGTGCTCTTCTCCGGCCTGCAGAGCTTCGTGCGCGGCCGCGACCGCCAGGCCCTGCTCCAGTGCTCCTACGCGTACAGCCTCGTGCCCTCGAACACGAAGCTCGACAACTTCCTCGGCCGCCTCGAGGAGGGCGTCGGCATGAAGGCCGAGCGCCTGCCGGCCGGCAACCCGCGCGGCTTCATCGAGGAGCTGCACTACCGCGTGGAGGCGGCGAACTCCCGCGGCGAGCACGAGAAGGTCCTGGACCTCCTCAAGGACATCCTCATGCTGACCCCGGAGAACGTCACCGCCGTCGAGCGCACCGGCTCGACCTACTTCGTGCTCGGCCGCTACCGCGAGGCCATCGAGGCCTGGAACCGCGCCCTGCCCATGGAGTACGACCCGAAGGAGCGCCAGTCGCTGCTCGAGTACATCGACCGCGCCCGCGCCCAGCTCGGGATGCCGCAGGCCCCCCGCCCCGTCGAGCGCCCGGCGGCCGCCCCGCAGCCGGCCCCCGCGCCCGCCGCGGGCGCGGCGCGGCAGGAGGAGCCGCAGACCCCCCGCGCGCAGGCCCGCCGCGCCGACCCGCAGGAGATCGAGCGCCTCTACCAGCGCGGCGTCGAGCACTACGCCCGCGGCGAATACCTGCAGGCCACGGCGATGTTCATGCGCATCCTCCAGAGCGACCCGGAGAACGCTCAGGCGCGCAAGGCCCTCGAGCGCATCCAGCGCAGATAAGCGGGGATCCCCGCGGGATTCCCGCTCGTCAAGATAAGCAGGGAACTCCTCCATAATGCGTCCTAAAGGCGCTACAATACGACTCGTGAGGGATAGGCGGGGTGCTGCGGACGTCGATTCTATCGGGCACTTCCACTTCGGGTGGGGGTTCAGCCGTCCTGGCCCTCGGCCGAGCGGAACCTCGGCCGAGTTGGCCGACGGCGCCGACGAAACGGGGGAGGGCCCGGCCCTCCCCCTTGGCGAGCCGCCGCGCGAAGGCCACATCGGAAGGACACTTCCCCTCCGAAGCGCGGGCACCCGAGTCCCTCCTGCCCGACTAACAGTCGGGCGAGCGGACTCGGGCGGCGACAAATGAGCATCCGGGTAAAGTTGTCGCTCGTCCTGGCGGCCGGCATGGCCGCCGCCATCCTGAGCTCCGCCGCCGTCTTCGTCCAGCTCCAGAAGACCGCCCTGCGCTCCTCCGAGGCCGAGAAGGTGCGTCTCCTCATGGAGAGCGTCGCGCGCATGGGCAACGAATCCCTGCTGGCGAAAGACCCCCTGATGCTCCTCGACTACCTCGCTTTCCTGCGCAAGGAGCGTCCGGAGGTGCATCGCGCCCGGGTGCGCATGGAGGGCCGCTGGCAGGAGGTCGGCGCTCCGCAGGACGCGAACCCGGCCGGAGGCGTCCGCACCGAGACCCTTTCCGTGGCCCCCCCCGGAGACCCCTCGAAGGCCGTCGAGATCGAGGTCCACTTCTCCGCCGCGGTGCTCGCCGAACGCGAGCGCCAGGCCTACCGGTCGATGCTCGAGAACATCGGCCGCGCGGCGACGGTCGTGCTGCTCGTCTCCATCCTCCTCTGCATCCCGCTGAGCCTCACCCTCACCCGCCGCATCGTCTCCATCGAGGCGGCCCTGGCCGCCATCGGAGAAGGGAAGCTCGGCCAGCGCGTCGTCGAACGCGGCTCCGACGAGATCTCGCGCCTGGCCCGCAGCGTCAACCGCATGTCGGACAAGCTCAAGGAGCTCGAGGACCTCAAACGGACCTTCGTCGCCTCCGTCACGCACGAGCTCCGCTCGCCGCTGGGCGCCATCCAGAGCCTCATCAAGCCCCTGCTGGCCGCCCCCGACCGCCTGAGGCCCGAGGACCGCCCGAGCATCGAGCGGGTGCAGAAGAACGCCGCGCGCCTCGAGCACTTCGTCACCAACCTGCTCGAGATGTCCCGCATCGAGCGCGGCAAGCTCGACTTCCTGCCCCGGCCTTCCGACGTCGGCCAGATCGTCGAAGACACCGCCGCCTTCTTCGCGCCGCGCGCCGCCGAGGCCGGCCTCACCATCGAGGCGCAGGTGGAGCCGGGCCTGCCGACGCTGCGCGTGGACCCCGACCTCGTCGCGCAGGTCGTCACGAACCTCGTCTCCAACGCCATCAAGTTCACCCGCAAGGGTGGGAAGGTGCGCGTCGAGGCCCGCCGCAGCGCGGAGGGCATCGAGTGCTCGGTCCGCGACAACGGGGTCGGCATCCCCCCGGAAGCCCTCAAGCGCATCTTCCAGCCCTTCGAGCGCGTCCACAACCCCCTGAGGGCCACCGGCGCCGGCCTGGGCCTGGCCATCTCCAAGTCCATCGTCGAGATGCACGGCGGGAGCATGGCCGTGGAATCCAAGGTCGGCGAAGGCTCGCGCTTCTCCTTCACGCTCCGTCCGGTGCCTCCGGGAAAAGCCGCCCCGACCCCGGAAACGCCGAAATAAATAGGAAACCTGGTTCGATTACTCTAACAGGGGAATACGTAACATCTATCCTTCTGATATGAGGACACCCGCGCCTATGCGCCGCTTCCGCGCGCTCACAGTGCTGCGACCGCCGCATATCGTCCGATTCGCCCGGGCGCTTTTGTCCAGGCGAGACGAGGAGCGAGGAGCGAGCATGCTGTCGGCATGTGAACGACGAGCGACGCGGTCGCAGCCCAAAAGCGCCCGGTCCCTATTCCGGAAGACTCGCTGCCTTCTGCAGCGAGTCTATCCTGGACGGGGAGGCCCGCTCCCAACCGATCCCAGCGTTGCTCGTCGCTCAGATAGCTCAAGCTATCCTCGCTCCTCGCGCCTCGGGCTCGGCTCAGGCACGGGCCTCCGAATGGGACGATATGCGGCGTTCGCAGCACTCGCCCGTTCGGGGGCGGCCGCCCTGCTGTTCGCCGGCTTGCTCCCCCTCCTCGCGGCGGCCGAGCTGCCCGAGAACGAGGCGTCCCAGCGCATGGCGGCCGACGCGATGGAGTTCCTCGACCGCCTTCTCGGCCCCGGCCGCGCCAAGGTCTTCATCACCCTCGAGGGAGAGCGCTCGCAGGTGCAGACCCAGTCCGAGGTCTCCACCCCGATGACGAAGCCGAAGCTCCCGGTCGGGGACAAGGCCCTGCCCGGCTACGTGGCGAGCAGCGAGACGGGCAGCCAGGTCGACTACTACCAGAAGGACATCGAGCGCTCCCAGCGCGACGCCAGCTTCAAGGTCCGCAAGATGCAGGTCTCGGTCGTCCTCGACGCGACCCTGCCCGACGCGAAGGTCCAGGAGGTCCGGAAGGTCCTCCCCGACTTCCTGCGCATGAACCCGGAGCGCGGAGACGACATGACCGTGCTGCGCGCCGCCCTCCTCCCCTCCTGGAAGGCCGCCTTCCTCGACGTCGAGGGCGTACGCCGCCTCCTCGTCGTCGGCGCCGCGGCCCTGCTCGGGCTCCTCTTCTGCCTGACCCTCTACGTCACGGGCATCGGCGCGATGCGCACCCTCGCCCGCGAGATCGCCGCCTCGCGCGGCACCGGCCCGGAGGGCGCTCCTCCCCTGCCGGCGGCGGGCGCCGCCGGAGGCGGGGAGGGCCTCGAGCTCGCGGGCGACATCCCGGGGCTGCTCGACGAGGGCTCGGGAG
The window above is part of the Elusimicrobiota bacterium genome. Proteins encoded here:
- a CDS encoding gliding motility-associated C-terminal domain-containing protein gives rise to the protein MYATLWRQILLPFLAASLGFGGTMTPKGFSFSSSGLSNRILTPNGDSLNDVVIFTFSNPRDSQVTGRIYDIQGKYVADLQTGPTAGTTLKWDGKVGGSSVPGGIYVYVIEAESAVYSGTVVVVK
- a CDS encoding type IX secretion system membrane protein PorP/SprF, with the protein product MKALRFAVLGALLAFPATGARAAFDNLGAGARAPGMGNAFTAVADDLYAVYYNPSGLAQVERPQLSAAYSRLHVGLSDGSDLGVSQLTYAHPLKRGRWGTMAGALQRFTLDDLYAEQSLYISWGRRILRRDNGSTLLGGLNFKQLSRSFKAMPESTNAIGDTGAATGQPDPVLSGSTGKSCYDADIGFLYRFPHRWQFGLMAEHVMGPDVGFKAPDKLPMNLRFGAAYKSLWMNLTGEIRMEKSAAGSTDRDIVLGGERYFPSLDRGQFGIRGSLGFGARQWKQMTMGFSYRINKIQADYAFLMPLGGIKGTMGTHRMAMTFHFGAPTAEEEISQDLLNQAKRMQSGQGGRYGYEFLDAQRPRSIDDPQLAAVKRLIETGFFRKAHQALLDMAKDGVPDESLVRLSNRLELVASYWPEYAEARETWEKVLFSGLQSFVRGRDRQALLQCSYAYSLVPSNTKLDNFLGRLEEGVGMKAERLPAGNPRGFIEELHYRVEAANSRGEHEKVLDLLKDILMLTPENVTAVERTGSTYFVLGRYREAIEAWNRALPMEYDPKERQSLLEYIDRARAQLGMPQAPRPVERPAAAPQPAPAPAAGAARQEEPQTPRAQARRADPQEIERLYQRGVEHYARGEYLQATAMFMRILQSDPENAQARKALERIQRR
- a CDS encoding HAMP domain-containing sensor histidine kinase translates to MSIRVKLSLVLAAGMAAAILSSAAVFVQLQKTALRSSEAEKVRLLMESVARMGNESLLAKDPLMLLDYLAFLRKERPEVHRARVRMEGRWQEVGAPQDANPAGGVRTETLSVAPPGDPSKAVEIEVHFSAAVLAERERQAYRSMLENIGRAATVVLLVSILLCIPLSLTLTRRIVSIEAALAAIGEGKLGQRVVERGSDEISRLARSVNRMSDKLKELEDLKRTFVASVTHELRSPLGAIQSLIKPLLAAPDRLRPEDRPSIERVQKNAARLEHFVTNLLEMSRIERGKLDFLPRPSDVGQIVEDTAAFFAPRAAEAGLTIEAQVEPGLPTLRVDPDLVAQVVTNLVSNAIKFTRKGGKVRVEARRSAEGIECSVRDNGVGIPPEALKRIFQPFERVHNPLRATGAGLGLAISKSIVEMHGGSMAVESKVGEGSRFSFTLRPVPPGKAAPTPETPK
- a CDS encoding FliG C-terminal domain-containing protein codes for the protein MGRYAAFAALARSGAAALLFAGLLPLLAAAELPENEASQRMAADAMEFLDRLLGPGRAKVFITLEGERSQVQTQSEVSTPMTKPKLPVGDKALPGYVASSETGSQVDYYQKDIERSQRDASFKVRKMQVSVVLDATLPDAKVQEVRKVLPDFLRMNPERGDDMTVLRAALLPSWKAAFLDVEGVRRLLVVGAAALLGLLFCLTLYVTGIGAMRTLAREIAASRGTGPEGAPPLPAAGAAGGGEGLELAGDIPGLLDEGSGEAGGAGHPLPALGRRFDFLTAKEAPELARIVEAEKPEDVAILFAHLTDSNPDLATRIFSALTPTAQSAASQALVKLSRVDPERLAMLESRLQQAIEYGVEGGERLGRIFSRLPADEREALLGDLMSSNPAAAEEVERSMLTFENLADLKAEDLRRLIMAVNFQEWSTSLRGAPPDLVARILAELPPGARAMIEDALKQAQPRDKVLEARSKVLMTAYQLSAKGQISLRRQGAEPELI